TCCCTGTACCCTCCTCTCCGTGCCTTGAGATCTGTTCCGACCGCGCGAGCCTCTGCTAATCGTTCCATTATGACTAGCAAAATCCGTACCGCAACCGATAAGATGAAAAATCTGGGGGAATTAACGAGCTGCTGCTTTCAAATCTCCTTCGGCTGTCCCAGTTTTATACATTCACTAGCGCAAAATGAGACGCTTTTCTCATTACGGTTTTCGCACAGCAGGGTCATTATCACCCAGCCAGCGGTTCAAAAACAATAGCAGTTGCCAGCTGCAGCAGCTCGCTAAAGTTAAGGCGCTGCATTCGCCGTGGCAGGCTTAGCCGGACCAAGATGGCAGCAGTTTAGCCTGCACGGCCGCAAAGCGTGCAGCACCAAACAGAGCCGTAAGATCGTTCATGATGACTTGGATGGGAATCATCTGCAGCAACGACTTGAGGCGGCCTTTATTGCAAAAGGTGTCTAAAAATCGTGGGGCGCGCAACTTGCTGATGATCCGCGGTGCAATTCCTCCGCCAATGTACACGCACCGAGTGGCCATCATTTTCAGCGCCAAATTTCCCGCTTCGGCGCCATAAAAGGCGACGAACATGTCCATCGCCTGAACGCACAAAGGACTGGAGCCGTCAAGCGCGGCTTTCGAGATGACCGCCGCAGGATCACCGGCTGCAATCGCAGCAGCCAGCTCGGCACTTTCCTGCCCAAGACCGGTGTCTCGCAAAAACTCGTAGATATTCCGCAAACCGGGACCGGAAAGCACTCGTTCGCAACTGACGTGTCCAGCGCTGTCCTGGGCGAATTTATCCTTCAGATGCAACAGCAATTCCGCTTCCAGCGAATCGCGCGGGGCAAAATCGGCGTGCCCGCCTTCGCAGGCAAAGGGATGCAACAGCTCCCCATCGAAAAAAATTCCCGCTTCGCCCAAACCGGTGCCGGCCGAAATGATTGCCGCATGGCCACGCGGATCGGATTGACCAGTATTGAGCGTGACGAAATCGTTGGCGCCCAATGCTGGAATCCCGTGTGCGTTTGCTTCCAAATCGTTGAGCAAATGGACGTTTTTCGCAGCAAGCCCTAATTCCGCGGCTAACTGCGTGGAATCGACCATCCACGGCAAATTAGAGGTGTGAACTTTTCCATCGCGCACCGGCCCGGCTATGCCGAAAGCGGCATGTTCGATCGGCTGGTTTTGTCCCGCTGCTTTTTGCGCGGCGACAAAAGCTTGCACAATTTCGTCCAGCCCTTTGTGCTGACGGCTCGGAAACTTTTGCGGCGGCGAGAGAGGCGCAAGCCGGCCCGCTTGAATTTGAAATTGAGCCAGGCGCGTGGACGTGCCGCCGATGTCGCCAGCGAGAATCATCCTTTCTTCTCCATGTGGCCGCCGAATTGAAAACGCATGGCCGACAGCAGTTTATCGGCGAAGTCATCGGCCCCGCGGGAAGTAAACCGTTGGTACAACGCCGTGCTTAGCACTGGCGCGGGTGCGCCTTCATCCACAGCCGCTTGAATAGTCCAGCGCCCCTCACCGGAATCGGAAACATGACCGGTGAAAGAGGAAAGTCTCGCATCCTGCGCCAGCGCAGCCGCGGTCAAATCCAACAGCCACGACGCAATCACGCTGCCGCGCCGCCAGACCTCGGCGATATCGGGCAAGTTCAAATCGTATTGATAAAGTTCGGGGTTCCGCAACGGCGTGGTTTCGGCATCAGTCGTGCGATCTTGTTTGCCCACGTTGGCGTGCTTGAGTACGTTCAACCCTTCGGCATAAGCTGCCATCAGACCGTACTCAATGCCGTTGTGCACCATTTTCACAAAATGTCCGGCGCCGCTGGGACCGCAGTGGAGATAGCCAAGTTCAGCAGTCCCCTTCATTTTTTCGCGCCCCGGAGTGCGGTCAATGTTGCCCACACCCGGGG
The Pirellulales bacterium DNA segment above includes these coding regions:
- the glk gene encoding glucokinase, translating into MILAGDIGGTSTRLAQFQIQAGRLAPLSPPQKFPSRQHKGLDEIVQAFVAAQKAAGQNQPIEHAAFGIAGPVRDGKVHTSNLPWMVDSTQLAAELGLAAKNVHLLNDLEANAHGIPALGANDFVTLNTGQSDPRGHAAIISAGTGLGEAGIFFDGELLHPFACEGGHADFAPRDSLEAELLLHLKDKFAQDSAGHVSCERVLSGPGLRNIYEFLRDTGLGQESAELAAAIAAGDPAAVISKAALDGSSPLCVQAMDMFVAFYGAEAGNLALKMMATRCVYIGGGIAPRIISKLRAPRFLDTFCNKGRLKSLLQMIPIQVIMNDLTALFGAARFAAVQAKLLPSWSG
- the gnd gene encoding decarboxylating 6-phosphogluconate dehydrogenase — encoded protein: MQLGMIGLGRMGANMVRRLMKNGHQCVVFDVNPAAADSLGKEGAVPGHTIEEFLAKLTKPRAVWLMVPAGVVDQTLAMLTPKLDQGDILIDGGNSYYVDDIRRSKELQNRGIRYVDVGTSGGVWGLERGYCMMIGGPTDSVVHLDPIFKTLAPGVGNIDRTPGREKMKGTAELGYLHCGPSGAGHFVKMVHNGIEYGLMAAYAEGLNVLKHANVGKQDRTTDAETTPLRNPELYQYDLNLPDIAEVWRRGSVIASWLLDLTAAALAQDARLSSFTGHVSDSGEGRWTIQAAVDEGAPAPVLSTALYQRFTSRGADDFADKLLSAMRFQFGGHMEKKG